The proteins below are encoded in one region of Chitinophagales bacterium:
- a CDS encoding sulfotransferase has protein sequence MQKKLPNFFIVGAPKAGTTSLYYYLDKHPEVFMSPIKEPNYFSYNETVAQDLYHKEKGVGTLKEYLELFKNVKNEKIIGEASVSYLYYPSVPQKIYDFNADSKIVIVLRNPVDRAFSHYFMEHKLGYVHAPLEKILLNNLKHKHAHLYYQQYVKLGIYTPQVKRYLDIFGKDRVKIFIYEDLDLSKEKMIRELFDFLSIDKSILPDLNQKHNSYSTPRNEVIRFLYAQKTLRSMARKILPAGKVDKVKSFFLSSSKKKEKHEEAVAVMKNIFRPDIIELEKLLNKNLSSWYEQ, from the coding sequence ATGCAAAAAAAGCTACCTAATTTCTTTATTGTCGGCGCTCCTAAAGCAGGAACTACTTCCTTATATTATTATCTCGATAAGCATCCGGAAGTGTTTATGAGTCCTATCAAAGAGCCGAACTATTTTTCATATAATGAAACCGTTGCCCAGGATTTATATCATAAAGAAAAGGGAGTAGGAACACTTAAGGAATATCTTGAGCTTTTTAAAAATGTAAAAAACGAGAAGATAATTGGTGAAGCCAGTGTCTCCTATCTTTACTATCCCTCCGTCCCGCAAAAAATTTATGATTTCAATGCTGATTCTAAAATCGTGATTGTGCTGCGCAATCCTGTGGACCGTGCTTTTTCCCACTATTTCATGGAGCACAAATTAGGATACGTTCACGCTCCCCTTGAAAAGATTTTGTTAAATAATCTAAAGCATAAACATGCTCACCTGTATTATCAGCAGTATGTTAAATTAGGAATATATACCCCGCAGGTAAAACGATACCTTGACATATTTGGAAAAGATCGTGTAAAGATTTTTATCTACGAAGATCTCGATCTGAGTAAGGAGAAAATGATTCGTGAGCTATTTGATTTTTTAAGTATTGATAAATCAATTTTGCCTGATCTGAATCAAAAGCATAACTCTTACTCTACACCAAGGAATGAAGTGATACGTTTTTTATATGCTCAGAAAACACTGCGCTCAATGGCAAGAAAAATATTGCCTGCCGGTAAAGTGGATAAGGTAAAAAGCTTCTTCTTATCATCTTCAAAAAAAAAGGAGAAGCATGAAGAAGCAGTTGCGGTCATGAAAAATATTTTTAGACCAGACATTATAGAGCTCGAAAAATTGCTTAACAAAAATCTAAGTTCCTGGTATGAGCAATAG
- a CDS encoding sulfotransferase domain-containing protein, giving the protein MANALKLPNLIIGGVHKAGTTSVFTYLGMHPEVCASIKKEIGFFMPLKYGKNLPPIEEYSKYFVQCNEEKKYFLEASPSYLYGKEFIADSILKECGANTRMIFILRNPADRLFSFYERKKANAYLNSSISFSDFIHTSEKLINTRLEDHREDEEAIYIRGIQEGFYIDYLPVWFDKFGPNLKILFFEELKKDTISFMQSLCNWLDIPFDSYKPEDFKVENQTIAYRNRFLHKTLLFINKKFETLWRKNVSLKRTLRGLYKRVNAEDRKREHMNEEERQYLNTLYQPYNEQLSDFLHKKGITLLPDWLT; this is encoded by the coding sequence ATGGCGAATGCTTTAAAGTTACCCAATCTGATTATCGGGGGTGTGCACAAAGCAGGAACCACTTCTGTTTTTACTTATTTAGGTATGCACCCTGAAGTGTGTGCTTCAATTAAAAAAGAAATCGGATTTTTTATGCCGTTGAAATACGGAAAAAATCTGCCTCCCATAGAAGAATATAGTAAATACTTTGTCCAGTGCAATGAGGAGAAAAAATATTTTCTGGAAGCTAGTCCCAGTTACCTGTATGGGAAAGAGTTTATAGCAGACAGCATTTTGAAAGAATGTGGCGCTAATACCAGGATGATATTTATTTTAAGAAATCCGGCTGACCGGCTGTTTTCCTTTTATGAAAGAAAAAAGGCAAATGCTTACCTAAATTCATCAATTTCATTTTCTGACTTTATTCATACCTCTGAAAAACTAATCAATACAAGGCTGGAAGACCATCGTGAAGATGAAGAAGCTATTTACATAAGAGGAATACAGGAAGGTTTTTATATAGATTATTTGCCTGTTTGGTTTGATAAATTCGGTCCCAATCTTAAAATTCTTTTTTTTGAAGAACTTAAAAAGGACACCATTTCTTTTATGCAATCACTCTGCAATTGGCTTGATATACCTTTTGATAGCTATAAACCTGAAGACTTTAAAGTAGAGAATCAAACCATTGCTTACAGGAACAGGTTCCTTCATAAAACCTTACTCTTTATTAACAAAAAATTTGAAACGCTTTGGCGCAAAAATGTTTCTTTGAAGCGTACCTTACGAGGCCTTTATAAGCGTGTAAACGCTGAGGATAGAAAACGTGAGCATATGAATGAGGAAGAGCGCCAATACCTTAATACGCTTTATCAGCCTTACAATGAACAACTTTCTGATTTCCTGCACAAGAAAGGGATAACACTGTTGCCGGATTGGCTAACATAA
- a CDS encoding sulfotransferase, whose amino-acid sequence MDYSSGSHNDSRFPNLFIVGAAKAGTTTLHYALAKHPQVYMSEKKEPGYFAWPEESLSFINNGKLITQPRFLVNHLDDYLRLFENGKSKKIRGESSTTYLFFYQKTIANIKRIHPDAEQVNIVIALRNPVERAFSQYMHKLRDAAETLSFEEAIDLEEKRKDENWHFDYQYIQRGFYYNQVKAYLDNFRNVKIYLNEDLRNQPLNVGKSLEEFLNIELLPMDFSGDLNVSGEPKMESLNTFLKKPNPVKKLLGQLLPKTLRRKMRLRIQSTVYKYNLEKKEINPETKATLTKVYYEDVMKLQDLIKRDLGLWMK is encoded by the coding sequence ATGGATTATAGTTCAGGCTCACATAATGATTCGCGATTCCCAAATTTATTTATTGTAGGAGCTGCCAAGGCAGGTACTACCACGTTGCATTACGCGCTGGCAAAGCATCCTCAGGTATACATGAGTGAAAAAAAAGAACCTGGCTATTTTGCATGGCCTGAAGAAAGCCTCTCCTTTATTAATAACGGTAAACTGATAACTCAGCCACGCTTTTTAGTCAATCATTTGGATGATTACCTCCGGTTATTTGAAAATGGAAAGAGTAAAAAAATCAGGGGTGAATCATCTACTACCTATTTGTTTTTTTATCAAAAAACGATTGCAAATATTAAGCGGATACATCCTGATGCAGAACAGGTAAATATTGTTATTGCTTTGCGTAACCCTGTTGAACGTGCTTTCTCACAGTATATGCACAAGCTCAGGGACGCGGCGGAAACACTTTCTTTTGAAGAAGCTATAGACCTTGAGGAAAAACGCAAAGATGAAAACTGGCATTTCGATTACCAGTATATACAAAGAGGATTTTATTACAACCAGGTTAAGGCTTATCTCGATAATTTCAGGAATGTAAAAATATACCTCAATGAAGACCTTCGCAACCAGCCTCTAAACGTAGGAAAGTCTTTAGAAGAGTTTTTAAATATTGAATTGTTACCAATGGATTTCAGCGGAGATTTGAATGTAAGCGGAGAGCCTAAAATGGAATCGCTGAATACGTTTTTGAAAAAGCCAAATCCTGTAAAAAAACTGCTAGGTCAGTTACTGCCAAAAACCTTGCGTCGCAAAATGAGGCTTCGGATACAAAGTACTGTGTACAAATATAACCTTGAGAAAAAGGAAATAAACCCCGAAACGAAAGCAACTCTTACGAAAGTTTACTATGAAGATGTGATGAAGTTGCAGGATTTGATTAAAAGAGATTTAGGATTGTGGATGAAATAA
- a CDS encoding glycosyltransferase family 4 protein, which translates to MSNSEKLRVAMVEPIGGHSGNDFYDFGLCKAVADLGTEMVFYTCDETDLDTKFSFPFKTVKPFKKIYGKDPKVIRGARYAFGSYMASRHASRSGLKVVHFHVYHFAGREYLNFLLFKRRGFKIVATIHDIESFDKFGQQIDPAKYAKFERLIDQIIVHSDYARDSLKKYFPNFNQNRIHIVPHGDSDFLYNRHIEKDTARRKLSLPPDKKLVLFFGQIKKVKGLDVLLKAHAIVRDRMPDVKLVVVGKPWKVEQDEFDQIIKEKNLAGDCILNYSYVPNEIIPDYFAAADVVALPYREIYSSGVMIRSLDYSSAIVASDLDTFKKIIVDGQNGVLFRNEDEKDLAEKIIYLLSNEEKLKIMRANAKKTAEEKFGWRMIGNRVNEIYKLALNGK; encoded by the coding sequence ATGAGCAATAGCGAAAAGCTGCGTGTAGCAATGGTGGAACCGATCGGGGGTCACAGTGGAAATGACTTTTATGATTTTGGCTTGTGCAAAGCAGTGGCCGATCTTGGGACGGAAATGGTTTTTTATACATGCGATGAAACGGATCTGGACACTAAATTTTCTTTCCCTTTTAAAACCGTAAAGCCTTTTAAAAAGATATACGGAAAGGATCCCAAGGTTATTCGTGGAGCACGTTATGCCTTTGGTTCTTATATGGCTTCCAGGCATGCTTCAAGGTCCGGATTAAAAGTAGTTCACTTTCATGTTTATCATTTTGCAGGCAGAGAGTACTTAAATTTCCTTTTGTTTAAGAGAAGAGGTTTTAAAATAGTAGCTACTATTCATGACATCGAAAGCTTTGATAAATTCGGACAGCAGATAGATCCGGCGAAATATGCAAAGTTTGAGCGGTTGATTGACCAGATTATCGTCCATTCTGATTACGCCCGCGATTCATTAAAAAAATACTTTCCTAATTTTAATCAGAATAGAATACATATTGTTCCTCACGGAGATTCCGATTTCCTGTACAACAGGCACATTGAAAAAGATACGGCCCGCCGTAAATTGAGTCTGCCCCCTGACAAAAAGCTCGTGCTGTTCTTCGGTCAGATAAAAAAAGTAAAAGGTTTGGATGTACTGTTAAAGGCACATGCAATTGTTCGGGATAGAATGCCCGATGTAAAGCTGGTGGTGGTAGGCAAACCCTGGAAGGTTGAACAGGATGAATTCGATCAGATTATTAAAGAAAAAAACCTGGCTGGTGATTGCATCTTAAATTACTCATACGTTCCTAATGAAATTATTCCTGATTATTTTGCAGCAGCTGATGTGGTCGCACTGCCTTACCGTGAAATATATTCCAGCGGTGTAATGATCCGGTCACTTGATTATAGCTCTGCAATCGTTGCTTCTGATCTCGATACGTTTAAAAAGATTATTGTGGATGGCCAAAATGGAGTTCTGTTCCGAAATGAAGATGAAAAAGACCTCGCTGAAAAAATTATTTATTTATTAAGCAATGAAGAGAAGTTAAAAATAATGCGTGCTAATGCAAAGAAAACTGCAGAGGAAAAATTTGGCTGGAGAATGATCGGTAACCGGGTGAATGAAATCTATAAACTCGCATTGAATGGCAAGTGA
- a CDS encoding sulfotransferase codes for MKEEESRLPNFFIVGAAKSGTTSLYEYMKMHPQVYMAPIKETHHFSSDIDNTKFRPNYARSLNKDLSKFLQGDMSDGIFHAFVKDWDQYTQLFKNVNGEKAIGEVTNSYLYSKEAAQNIFSRFSNAKIIMMLRNPVERAFSHYLMDLRIGYERDNFMDALKKDMARDPKGWGISNLYVEVGMYYEQVKRYIDIFPERQRRIYIFDDFKKDPGLIVKDMFSFLGVNPNVEIDYSQKFNPSFIPKNKMIGKLNSQKRIKDWLKGILPKSVKSKFKKTLYTDKNLPAITLSEKKYLSEIFRDNVMKLSQLLNRDLSNWVNV; via the coding sequence ATGAAAGAAGAAGAGAGCAGGCTTCCTAATTTTTTTATTGTAGGTGCGGCCAAATCAGGTACCACTTCATTATATGAATATATGAAGATGCATCCCCAGGTATATATGGCGCCTATCAAGGAAACGCATCACTTTTCCAGTGATATTGATAACACAAAATTCCGACCCAACTATGCCCGCTCGCTAAATAAAGACCTGTCAAAATTTTTACAGGGCGATATGAGTGATGGAATTTTTCATGCCTTTGTAAAAGACTGGGATCAGTATACCCAATTGTTTAAGAACGTAAACGGGGAAAAAGCAATTGGAGAAGTCACCAATTCATATCTGTATTCTAAGGAAGCCGCCCAAAATATTTTTAGCCGGTTTTCAAATGCAAAAATAATTATGATGCTGCGAAATCCGGTGGAGCGCGCATTTAGCCACTACCTTATGGATTTGCGAATCGGTTATGAGAGAGATAATTTTATGGATGCTTTAAAAAAGGATATGGCCAGGGATCCGAAAGGTTGGGGCATCTCTAATTTATATGTAGAGGTAGGAATGTATTATGAGCAGGTGAAACGCTATATAGATATTTTTCCGGAGCGGCAGCGCCGTATCTACATTTTTGATGATTTTAAAAAAGATCCGGGGTTGATTGTAAAAGATATGTTTTCCTTCCTGGGTGTTAACCCAAATGTGGAAATCGATTATTCTCAAAAGTTCAATCCTTCATTCATTCCCAAAAATAAAATGATCGGTAAATTGAACAGTCAGAAACGGATCAAAGATTGGTTGAAGGGAATATTGCCCAAATCGGTAAAGTCAAAATTTAAAAAAACATTGTACACTGATAAAAATCTTCCAGCAATCACCCTATCCGAAAAAAAATATCTTTCTGAAATTTTCAGGGATAATGTAATGAAGCTGAGCCAGCTTTTAAACCGTGATCTGTCTAACTGGGTTAATGTTTAG
- a CDS encoding glycosyltransferase family 2 protein has product MPEPKVYIILINFNGHANTAETIESLSKQSYKNFQVIVVDNNTPQSLHIIKEWCLGKQVIEFTPPDEIKKFSFPYCPKPLSWADYEVEEAEKGGNIEKEKVAQMQADAAFRFPFIFIQARSDIGFAGGNNVGSHYALSKGDADYVWLLNNDTTLDFDALKMLIEKAGEYKSGSEKVGIIGSKLLWYRWPDKINAIGGMFNKWTTWSYHLGLRETDNGQYNRDDVKFDYVYGASLFLYKAFLEDVGFMNEMYYAYFEEMDWAVRGARRGWKHGYAYKSVIYHKQGVTTGKEIKSKRRPQFFMCCKYRGWMLFYQLYYPYLIFAPVFRLIGKALKNLTEGNSKESILILKILLGKRTCHRDTN; this is encoded by the coding sequence ATGCCGGAACCTAAAGTGTATATTATTTTAATAAATTTCAATGGGCATGCTAATACTGCGGAAACTATAGAAAGCCTTTCGAAGCAATCGTATAAGAATTTCCAGGTAATAGTTGTCGATAACAATACGCCTCAATCCCTTCATATCATTAAAGAATGGTGCCTTGGAAAACAGGTTATAGAGTTTACGCCGCCGGATGAGATTAAAAAATTTTCGTTCCCATACTGCCCAAAGCCCTTATCATGGGCTGACTATGAAGTTGAAGAGGCGGAAAAAGGGGGAAATATTGAAAAAGAAAAAGTTGCACAAATGCAGGCTGATGCCGCTTTCAGATTCCCCTTCATCTTTATACAGGCAAGGAGTGATATCGGTTTCGCAGGTGGCAACAATGTCGGCTCGCATTACGCTCTTTCTAAAGGGGACGCGGATTATGTATGGCTGCTGAATAACGATACTACGCTTGATTTCGATGCACTCAAAATGTTGATTGAAAAAGCAGGGGAATACAAATCAGGAAGTGAAAAAGTAGGGATCATCGGATCGAAGCTATTATGGTACAGGTGGCCCGATAAGATAAATGCCATAGGAGGGATGTTTAACAAATGGACCACCTGGTCGTACCATCTTGGTTTGCGTGAAACAGACAATGGACAATACAACCGCGATGATGTGAAGTTTGATTATGTATATGGCGCATCACTTTTTCTATATAAAGCATTTCTGGAAGATGTGGGATTCATGAATGAAATGTATTATGCTTATTTTGAAGAGATGGATTGGGCGGTCCGGGGGGCGCGCCGCGGCTGGAAGCACGGTTATGCATACAAAAGCGTAATCTATCACAAGCAAGGTGTAACCACCGGAAAAGAAATAAAGAGCAAACGAAGACCGCAATTCTTCATGTGCTGCAAATACCGTGGCTGGATGCTTTTCTACCAACTTTACTATCCTTACCTTATCTTCGCCCCCGTTTTCAGGTTGATAGGGAAAGCTCTCAAAAACTTAACAGAAGGAAATTCAAAAGAATCGATTCTTATTCTTAAAATTCTATTAGGTAAACGCACGTGCCACAGGGATACGAATTAA